A window of the Sphaerobacter thermophilus DSM 20745 genome harbors these coding sequences:
- the hslU gene encoding ATP-dependent protease ATPase subunit HslU — translation MTHDAATRDPIGAMTPRQIVEALNRYIVGQDQAKRAVAIALRNRWRRQHLPEGLRQEVMPKNILMIGPTGVGKTEIARRVATIADAPFLKVEATKFTEVGYVGRDVETIVRDLVEVSIGMLHGQRLEAVREEASSAAIQRLADLLIEQRAANRRGRRKETPREAEAIQDPEQRRRHEANVRRRLARQRARMLDLLQKEALEDETVELETDQEFDAIIPLEFAAGMSPEELHETFSELLEGFAPRRRSRKVSVREARQILTQQEANRLVDFDSVVEEAVRRAEEHGIIFIDEIDKLINPNGDYGPDVSGEGVQRDLLPIVEGSVVNTRYGPIKTDHILFIAAGSFQTVRPSDLIPELQGRFPIRVELDHLSEDDLFAILTQPDNALTRQYQALLAAEDVELVFTEDGLREIARIAAEVNARTEDIGARRLHTIVERVLEDISFEAPDRRGERVVIDRDYVLQRVEDIAADDDLSKFIL, via the coding sequence GCAGCCACCAGAGACCCGATCGGCGCCATGACGCCGCGCCAGATCGTGGAGGCGCTCAACCGCTACATCGTCGGCCAGGATCAGGCCAAGCGGGCAGTGGCGATCGCGCTCCGTAACCGCTGGCGCCGCCAGCATCTCCCCGAGGGGCTGCGGCAGGAGGTCATGCCCAAGAACATCTTGATGATCGGACCGACCGGGGTCGGGAAGACGGAGATCGCCCGCCGCGTCGCAACCATCGCCGACGCGCCCTTCCTCAAGGTGGAAGCAACGAAGTTCACCGAGGTTGGCTACGTCGGCCGCGACGTCGAGACGATCGTGCGCGATCTCGTCGAGGTCAGCATCGGCATGCTCCACGGGCAGCGGCTCGAAGCCGTGCGGGAGGAGGCCAGCTCTGCCGCCATCCAGCGTCTGGCCGACTTGCTGATCGAGCAGCGCGCCGCTAACCGGCGCGGACGACGCAAGGAAACGCCGCGCGAGGCCGAGGCGATCCAGGACCCCGAGCAGCGACGGCGGCACGAGGCGAACGTCCGCCGCCGGCTGGCGCGGCAGCGCGCCCGGATGCTCGACCTGCTCCAGAAGGAAGCGCTCGAGGATGAGACGGTCGAACTGGAGACCGATCAGGAGTTCGACGCGATCATCCCGCTGGAGTTCGCCGCGGGCATGAGCCCCGAGGAACTCCACGAGACCTTCAGCGAGTTGCTGGAGGGCTTCGCGCCGCGCCGTCGCTCGCGCAAGGTCTCGGTTCGGGAGGCGCGCCAGATCCTGACCCAGCAGGAGGCAAACCGGCTGGTGGACTTCGACTCGGTGGTCGAGGAGGCGGTCCGCCGCGCCGAGGAGCACGGCATCATCTTCATTGACGAGATCGACAAGCTGATCAATCCCAACGGCGACTACGGGCCGGACGTCTCGGGGGAAGGCGTCCAGCGTGACCTGCTCCCCATCGTCGAGGGGTCGGTGGTCAACACCCGCTACGGGCCGATCAAGACCGACCACATCCTCTTCATCGCGGCGGGTTCGTTCCAGACCGTGCGCCCGTCCGACCTGATCCCGGAGCTGCAAGGGCGGTTCCCGATCCGGGTCGAGCTGGACCACCTGAGCGAGGACGACCTGTTCGCGATCCTGACCCAGCCCGACAACGCGCTCACGCGCCAGTACCAGGCCCTGCTCGCCGCCGAGGACGTCGAGCTCGTCTTCACGGAGGATGGCCTGCGGGAGATTGCACGCATCGCCGCGGAGGTGAACGCCCGCACCGAGGACATCGGTGCCCGGCGCCTGCACACCATCGTCGAGCGCGTGCTGGAGGACATCTCCTTCGAGGCCCCCGACCGTAGGGGTGAGCGGGTGGTCATCGACCGCGACTATGTACTCCAGCGCGTGGAAGACATCGCGGCCGACGACGACCTGAGCAAGTTCATCCTCTGA